A stretch of the Alosa alosa isolate M-15738 ecotype Scorff River chromosome 16, AALO_Geno_1.1, whole genome shotgun sequence genome encodes the following:
- the LOC125309002 gene encoding peripherin-like isoform X1, translated as MKREMDDNKDSYTALVKDKLALDTEIAYYRKLLEAEEKRIKSPLLNTPEKGKPREGPGAPPPPTADHTKQGKRNKPLGPEGENQTKDGTKSVTR; from the exons ATGAAGCGTGAGATGGACGACAACAAAGACTCGTATACTGCTCTGGTTAAAGACAAACTGGCACTGGACACAGAGATCGCTTATTACAGAAAACTGCTGGAGGCTGAAGAAAAAAG aaTTAAGAGTCCATTGCTTAACACCCCCGAAAAAGGTAAACCAAGAG AGGGTCCTGGagcacccccacctcccacggCTGACCACACCAAGCAGGGTAAACGT AACAAGCCTCTAGGCCCTGAAGGAGAAAACCAGACAAAAGACGGAACAAAATCTGTGACACGCTAG
- the LOC125309002 gene encoding vimentin A1-like isoform X2, giving the protein MKREMDDNKDSYTALVKDKLALDTEIAYYRKLLEAEEKRIKSPLLNTPEKGKPREGPGAPPPPTADHTKQEQASRP; this is encoded by the exons ATGAAGCGTGAGATGGACGACAACAAAGACTCGTATACTGCTCTGGTTAAAGACAAACTGGCACTGGACACAGAGATCGCTTATTACAGAAAACTGCTGGAGGCTGAAGAAAAAAG aaTTAAGAGTCCATTGCTTAACACCCCCGAAAAAGGTAAACCAAGAG AGGGTCCTGGagcacccccacctcccacggCTGACCACACCAAGCAGG AACAAGCCTCTAGGCCCTGA